A genomic stretch from Algoriphagus halophilus includes:
- a CDS encoding alkaline phosphatase → MNKASLIFTILFFAYSISVLAQQESDFNIHSHNDYLQKAPFWEAFGAGASSIEVDVILQDGQLMAAHEKESIHPSKTIQSLYLDPIREGLQNGVIEEINFHLLVDLKTSALPTLEVLQEIMKGYQDLAYSSDHPKGLKLIISGNRPDVGAYASYPEWMFFDYQSKELTQELPWSKIGMVSLSFRQFSIWNGKGRMVEEQRVGLQKFIDLVHSFHNSVRFWGTPDSKTAWKAFYEMGVDFINTDHPYEAQQYLKNLTSTVYQNPTIQPTYTPKFELDGVESPVQNIILMIGDGNGLAQISSALFANGNALTLTNLKKIGLVKTQAADDFTTDSAAGATAYATGQKTNNRALGLGPNGEVLVNIPDILEDYGFNSGIITTDQLTGATPASFYAHHPERDDSEQIAAYLSKSKLDLFIGGGSENFSNEINHLNQAGFTIIEDFNSVGMERVGYFAATGSLPKMLEGRGDYLKKSTGFAFDFFEEKKAPFFLMIEAANIDSGGHSNSTSTIISEMLDFDQTIGKVLQFADEHPGTLVIITADHETGGVSIPQGDIANATLELAFHSDDHTGIMVPIFAYGAHSSDFIGVYENTEVFAKILGLVKKYHQR, encoded by the coding sequence ATGAATAAAGCCAGTTTGATTTTTACCATTTTGTTTTTTGCCTATTCCATTTCGGTTTTAGCGCAACAGGAATCCGATTTTAACATCCATTCTCATAACGATTATTTACAAAAAGCGCCTTTTTGGGAAGCTTTTGGAGCAGGAGCGTCCTCTATAGAAGTAGATGTGATTTTGCAGGATGGTCAACTGATGGCAGCTCATGAAAAAGAAAGTATTCATCCCTCAAAAACCATACAGAGCTTGTATTTGGATCCCATTAGGGAAGGACTTCAAAATGGGGTGATTGAGGAAATCAACTTTCATTTGCTGGTAGACCTGAAAACATCTGCCTTGCCCACCTTAGAGGTATTGCAAGAGATCATGAAAGGTTATCAGGACCTGGCTTATAGTAGTGATCACCCAAAAGGTTTGAAATTGATTATTTCAGGAAATAGGCCTGATGTGGGAGCGTATGCCAGTTACCCGGAATGGATGTTTTTTGACTACCAAAGCAAGGAATTAACTCAGGAGCTCCCTTGGTCCAAAATCGGAATGGTGAGTTTGAGTTTTAGACAGTTTTCGATTTGGAATGGAAAAGGAAGGATGGTGGAAGAGCAACGAGTGGGGCTTCAGAAATTTATTGACTTGGTTCATTCCTTCCATAACTCCGTTAGATTTTGGGGTACACCAGATTCCAAAACAGCTTGGAAGGCTTTCTACGAAATGGGGGTTGATTTTATCAATACCGATCATCCCTATGAAGCCCAACAGTATTTGAAAAACTTAACTTCTACAGTCTATCAGAATCCTACTATTCAACCAACTTACACGCCAAAATTTGAATTGGATGGAGTGGAGTCGCCAGTTCAAAATATTATTCTAATGATTGGAGACGGGAATGGTTTGGCGCAGATATCGTCTGCACTATTTGCTAATGGAAATGCGTTGACCCTGACCAATCTTAAAAAAATAGGATTAGTTAAAACTCAGGCTGCGGATGATTTTACGACAGACTCTGCTGCAGGTGCCACCGCTTATGCTACAGGTCAAAAAACCAATAACAGAGCATTGGGGCTTGGTCCTAATGGGGAGGTTTTAGTGAATATACCGGACATTTTGGAAGATTATGGGTTCAATAGTGGGATCATCACGACTGATCAATTGACGGGTGCTACCCCCGCATCTTTTTATGCGCATCATCCAGAAAGAGATGATTCAGAGCAAATCGCTGCCTATCTATCAAAAAGTAAATTAGACTTATTTATAGGTGGGGGAAGTGAGAATTTTTCAAATGAAATCAACCATTTAAATCAGGCAGGTTTTACAATCATAGAAGACTTCAACTCGGTAGGTATGGAGAGGGTGGGTTATTTTGCCGCTACTGGTTCTTTGCCAAAAATGCTAGAGGGAAGAGGGGATTACTTAAAAAAGAGTACTGGTTTTGCCTTCGATTTTTTTGAGGAAAAAAAAGCTCCATTTTTCTTGATGATTGAAGCTGCGAATATTGATTCCGGGGGCCATTCGAATAGTACTTCTACCATTATTTCTGAAATGTTAGATTTTGATCAAACGATTGGGAAAGTATTGCAATTTGCGGATGAGCATCCAGGTACCTTAGTAATCATTACTGCGGATCATGAAACTGGAGGTGTTTCTATCCCCCAAGGTGATATTGCAAATGCTACTCTTGAATTAGCTTTTCATTCCGATGACCATACTGGAATCATGGTTCCGATTTTTGCATATGGTGCGCATTCCAGTGATTTCATAGGGGTATATGAAAACACGGAAGTGTTTGCCAAAATCTTGGGGCTGGTCAAGAAGTACCACCAGAGATAA
- a CDS encoding sialidase family protein — MTRFISFFTVIFLVIHFQGHSQINSMVFKGGTEGHKIYRIPAIISLPNQELLAFAEGRVNGSDDYGDVNLVLKRSKDFGKTWSSLEILVDYDSLQAGNPAPVVDRFDPNYPDGVVYLFYNTGNNHEYDIRMGRGVREVWVMKSYDLGKTWEEPQNITLQTHKPNNPSFNSDYNFPEDWRHYANTPGHAFQFQEGKYKGRIFVAANHSKGDPQEGFSEYQAHGFFTDDHGKTFEISESVKIPGSNESIAAELPNDRMIMSVRNQKGDIRQRILAYSSDGGKTWDEAYFEEQLPDPVCQGSIISMRDSKGTFTLIHSNNSDPAHRNNLSLKFSDDLGKTWSKSLLIDGVEDPGNSSYTGYSDLVEISDNLVGIIYERNDYTEILFKSISW; from the coding sequence ATGACTCGATTTATTTCCTTTTTCACAGTAATCTTTTTAGTAATTCATTTTCAAGGTCACTCTCAGATTAACAGTATGGTGTTCAAGGGAGGCACTGAAGGGCATAAAATTTATAGAATACCCGCAATCATTTCCTTGCCAAACCAAGAACTTTTAGCTTTTGCGGAAGGGCGGGTCAATGGCAGTGATGATTATGGAGATGTGAACCTGGTATTAAAACGAAGCAAAGATTTTGGAAAAACTTGGTCTTCATTAGAGATTTTGGTGGATTATGATTCTTTACAGGCTGGAAATCCTGCTCCTGTAGTGGATAGGTTTGATCCCAACTACCCTGATGGGGTGGTGTATTTGTTTTATAATACAGGAAATAACCATGAATATGATATTCGGATGGGCCGAGGCGTAAGAGAAGTTTGGGTGATGAAATCTTACGATCTTGGAAAAACCTGGGAGGAGCCCCAAAATATCACCCTTCAAACACACAAACCGAATAATCCCTCTTTCAATTCAGATTACAACTTCCCAGAGGACTGGAGGCATTATGCAAATACTCCAGGACATGCATTTCAATTTCAGGAAGGCAAATACAAAGGAAGAATTTTTGTAGCTGCCAATCATTCAAAAGGTGATCCCCAAGAGGGTTTTTCTGAATACCAAGCCCATGGCTTTTTTACAGATGACCATGGCAAAACATTTGAAATTTCTGAGTCGGTCAAAATCCCTGGATCCAACGAATCCATCGCTGCCGAACTTCCTAATGATCGAATGATCATGAGTGTGAGAAACCAAAAAGGAGACATCCGTCAGCGAATCCTTGCTTATTCATCGGATGGAGGAAAAACCTGGGATGAGGCATATTTTGAGGAACAGCTACCAGATCCTGTTTGCCAGGGATCCATCATTTCCATGAGGGATTCTAAAGGAACCTTTACTTTAATTCATTCCAATAATTCCGATCCGGCGCATCGAAATAACCTGAGCCTAAAATTCAGTGATGATCTAGGTAAAACCTGGTCTAAATCACTTTTAATTGATGGTGTAGAAGATCCCGGCAATTCTTCTTACACAGGATATAGTGATTTGGTAGAAATCAGCGATAATCTGGTAGGCATCATTTATGAGAGGAATGACTACACTGAAATACTCTTTAAATCCATTTCTTGGTAA